TACTCCTACTTCCGGCTTTGGCGGGGCCTGGCGTTGCCTTGGCTTCCCCTCGAAAATAAATATCTTGTCTGTCTGTTTCGTGAGGGAGGAAGCGATGAGTCTGGCGGACCCGCTGGACGTGAAGGCGGCTCTGCAGGCCCGAAACGACCCTGCTTTGGGTATGTTGGCTTCGGCGGCCGGGGCTGCCGttgcggggggttgggctagatgacccccgggggtccCCTCGCGGGGCCCTCAAAGTCTGTACGGATTTGATCCGCTCGCAATTGGTCCGTTTGGGAAGACGTCTAGTCCGCTCACAGATCTGCGGATCATGCGGCAGGAGCCTTCCAGAACCGCAGCAAAAAACGGCTCGCTTCCTTCAGACGCCGTGAAATGTTATTAAGCCCGTCATAAAATATCACGGGGTTGCATCCGGCGTTATCCCTGCTCGGAGTAGACCTGTTGAGAACTGTGGGacatggctggggaaatccagccagatgggcggggtataaataattaaattattattattatttattaaccagATGAGCgggtataaatatcatcatcatcataattgtattttattattggcCAACTCTGGTCCCATTAATCTCGACAGGTCCGTGTTTCAGTGTAACTGTTACGGTAGTTGGGATGCAGCCCCTCAGTTCTTGGAAGATGCCACAGGATTTTTTGGTTTTGTTCCAAAGGATGTGTTTTCgtttgtttctttgttgcatTGCAACGACATCTTCTAGATATGGCTAAAGAATAAGATAACATCCGAACTGCTAGAAAGTTAGTGGAAAACTCCATGTGTTGAGTCCTTATTGCTTCACTTCAATGTTTCCATGTACTCAACTAGTCAAATTAGGGAAAGAGCAAAAAAATGACTGCTGTAACTAAGGCCAAttggatttaataataataataataataataataataataataataattttattgtttatactctgatgggagggcgttccacagggcaggtgccactaccgagaagggcctctgtctggttccctgtaacctcacttctcgcagggagggaacctccagaaatccctcggagctggacttcagtgtctgggctaaacgatgggggtggagacgcttgaGGGCCAAAATGGGTTACCCAACTTGGTTGCagataataaaaagcatactttGAAAGGTTCTGCTTacctttgtttgttttctaaaagtGCATATGCCTCTtgaatgagttgttgttgttgtttttaagactcaaaagcagtttataaaaggtgaaacaataaaataaaactcacAACCGTACTCtagcacagcgtttctcaaccgctgttctgtggcacactagtgtgctgcgagacgctggctggtgtgccgcgacgtgcggcgacgagaagggcgatttgcattgtcacgtgcctggcagccgccaataagcagcgctgacccgccggaaagcaatatttctcctcctctttcccgaagctcagtgcaaacgagcacacaacactaacccgccggaaagcaatatttggcaagtgtttcttacagtcataattataatatagggcggcacagagttaattttttaaacttttttaatggtggtgtgcctcgtgatttttttcacggaacaagtgtgccgtggcccaaaaaaggttgagaaacactgctctagcaaGCAGCAAAAAAGAGTACAGTGCGATTTCACTAGAAAACTACCAAAAATTGAAGAGATGGGTGGGTGAATAAGGTGGCCTTTATTTATGCATGTTGTTCAGATTACCCAGTAATGTTCTCTGGGTGACCCGCAGTATAAAATAATTTTAGCAGGGATCTTGCAGTACtctttagtaaaataaaaaaaattccttcagtagcaccttaaagaccaactaagtttatattttggtatgagctttcgtgtgcatgcacacttcttcagatactctttaGTCTTTAGGGTTTTTAAGTGCTTGTTATTTAGTTGTATTTTGTATGCTTATTCATTGgggtttttaattttgtatttacaTAATTAGTATTTGTGTGCACATGTATACACATTTGATAAAAATGTATGACATCTCTTACAGATTCTAACGATAATTCTCCCGATGAAGGATTAATAGAAGACTTCACTGTTATAGACCAGAAAGCTGTGGAGCAGCTGACAGAAGGGCTGATTTCACATTATTTACCAGATCTACAACGATCAAAACTATCCTTAAAAGAGCTAACGTATGTAAACAATCAAAATgcatgtgtttctttttctttctttcaaatgctAAATACTGTAGATTGTAAGAAAAGAATGAGAATAAAAGAATGTTTGACTTTTCTGGCAGGCAGCATTTGCTCTTCACTAAATTCTGTAATTGAATACGTTGTTTTATTGTGAAATATGTGTAAACTATAGCATTCTTCTTTCAGACAGAACCAAGAAGTACTACTAGAAACTCTGCAGCAAGAAATCTCAAAGTTTAAAGAATGCAATTCTGTTCTTGATATCAATGTGCTGGTAAGTGTGTTCTGTCAGataactgtttgctttttcctcAGTTTTAAAGGTCATGTGTTTGTACAAAAACACTACAAATGGAATCTTGTATTTTGAGAAAAATCTATGCTAAGTGGGGAAACCTAAACACAGGATAACTAACCACAACCAGGGAAATTTAGCATCTCATTCTGAAGTTTCATACCTTGCATATTTGTATTCACAATTGTCTCTCCTAAGATTGCAGTCCTTTGCACATGTAACATGggagtacagtggtaacttggttctcaaacttaatctgttccggaagtccgttccaaaaccaaggtgtgtaATGCAAAACacattaatctgttccagacttttaaaaacaacccctgaaacagcaatttaacatgaattttactatctaatgagaccattgatccataaaataaaagcaataaccaatgtactgtactataaaataaataagacagtactgtagattataaaaattaaaattattattttttcttacctgcactggtgatagtcattgtttggatgggggccttttatccatttctgcagtcacacaatctttcagtagctgaactggattcccgacagtcacaaaaacaaatgaacagaaaaagcctccaaaacaaaaacacaaaataaatagcaaaaacaaaagtgccaaacttagcccgttccatttgacttccgaaatgttggCAAACCAATACgccgcttctgattggtgcaggcgccccggaaacagtagccgacagccgcatcagacatttggcttccgaaaaacgtttgagaacctgaacacttccgggttttcagcggttgggaaccaaggtgtttgagaaccatggtaccactgtactccccaTCACACACTGTGAGACTTACCTTTGAGCAAACATACATAAATGAGAGTGCAGGTCAGCTCTTGATGTGGTACGACCTTTTAAAATAGATGGATTTTTAGCACATTCTAGCATCATACATCCCAATCATTATGCAAGTTTACGTGGAAGAAACTCTCACTGAGAAGGTGGAACTTAACTCCCAAGTACGTACGCATTGTATTAcaacttttcatttatttcagtaacttcAGGCAGTTACGTGAGTTGCTGATTTTGAAGTTCTATGTTCTGctgaattctttcttttttgttgtcgCTTTTAAGTTTTCAGAAGCAAAGTACTATCACAACAAGTtggtaaacattaggaaggagaTGTTGCTGCTGCATGAGAAAACATCAAAGTTGAAAGTGAGTTTTGTTTCACTTTGACTAACAAAGGTTAAAGAGTACTGCTTATTTCTTTGTTCTTTGAGGTCTTGCAGATCAAGTTTCATACTCTGCTTTTGCTTTATATTTCCATTGGGAActagcattttcttaattttccaGTTTTTGAAGTAGTTCTCTTTCTGATTAAAGGCTTGTGTACAGCAGAATCCCTAGTACCATTAGTGCTACCATGAGGAGAATTCATCAGGCTACCAGAGAATAGTTACCGTAATATTATGATATTGCAATCTTGTTAGTATGTTTGGGCTGCAATCATCTATActtagtgagacttacttctttATTAATATATACATGATATCCAGTTGTACATGTCAGATTTAGGTCTCTAATGAATGAAGGTGACAGTCCTAGGCTTGCTTACCAGCAAGCAAGCACCACTTAACAAAACAGAACTTCCCTACAAGTAAGCATACATGGGCTGTATTAAAATTATCTATAGATGCTACCTAATGATGAATTCATCTTTTATTCATACATAAGCTAAATATTCAGTCTATATATTGgctgagggacacgggtggcgctgtgggttaaaccacagagcctagggcttgccgatcagaaggtcggtggttcgaatccccgcaacggggtgagctcctgttgctcggtcccagctcctgccaacctagcagttcgaaagcacatcaaagtgcaagtagataaataggtaccgctacagcgggaaggtaaacggcgtttccatgtgctgctctggttcaccagaagcggctttgtcacgctggccacatgacctggaagctgtacgttggctccctcggccaataacgcgaaatgagcgtgcagcctcagagtcggtcacgactggacctaatggtcaggggtccctttaccttatatattgGCTACTCATAAGTGTTGTTTCAGTTGCTGTACTGGTAGGAGTGTATGTAAATATAAATACAGAATCTATTAACGGGTTTTTTATAGAATTATTtgaattgtttgtgtgtgttgcacatAGTTTTTCCTTAGATAGACCAACAGCACTCCCtgtaatagcaaactcaggtggtgagGGCTGgtagaaaaagaataaaagcaaggctactggaaaataaaaagaaggtacagtcgtaccttggatctcgaacgaacaccttggctcctgaacaaatctgctcccgaacgatcaaaacccagaagtgagtgttccggtttgcaaacaattttcggaagccaaatgtccagtgcggcttccgattggctgcaggaacttcctgcagccaatcagaagccgtgctttggtttctgaacgttttggaagtcgaacagacttgcagaacggattctgtttgacttccaaggtacgactgtattgtcaTCAGCCTCTTTGGGAGGGACCTGTGAGGTTGCGGAAGGACTAAGTATCAACTTAGGGAGCATTCCACACACACCTAAAAAAAGCCTGATGTTGTCTGGGCACACTGAATAGCCATGGAATCCAGTATTGAGTGTCAGTTGGAAAAGCAAGTGGCAAAAATGTGTGAGAGGGGAAGAGAACGGGATACTATGCTTAGAGGGAATGGCTGGCTAAAATCCTGAACAGGAACACTTCTGTTAGGAGGATCCACTGTGACATTATGTTGCAAATCCcacttggtgtgtttttttggggggggggctggagttcTCTGAAAAACCTCAGGAGAAATAACAATGGGATATCGTTGCTGCTGTGCTGTCAAATCTAATTCTACAGCTTCAGGAAAGTCACATTCCTTTCTGGCCTTTCATTTCAGAGAAGAGCTCTCAAACTCCAGCAAAAGCGGCAGAAAGAAGAACTGGAACGAGAGCAGCAACGGGAAAAAGAGCTGGAAAGAGAGAAACAGTTAACCGCCAAGCCAGCTAAAAGAACATGAAAGCCGAACGTGTCTTGGCTTGTCGAATTAATTACACTATTCTCTGGACTTGGTGGGGAGGCCCATGTCGTACCTCTTGAACCTGATGTTCTTACTTGCCAAGAAGTCTATTAGTTCAGTATTAGCGTTTCCAGGTTGCTATTTCCTAATCAGGAAAGCAGGAACAGGGAGCTTACCAGCAGCTCAGTATGCCTTTTTGATTAACGGTATACAACTTAACGTTGCTGTGTCAGCCTTTTTCTTACTTCCCACAAATAGAACAATGTATTATTTAACAACATCTTAGATGGTCTAGGTTGGTGCATCCTTGTCCCATGTATGAATGTTTTGTTGATAGCTGACCTCTACCTCATTAACTATAGGCTTAATCTTTAAGTCTGGTTTACAATTCTTGGCTCGTTGATTCTCCCTTTCCTGTTGCCGTGTACAAAATAAGCGTGGCAGCCATAAACCGACTAGGAATGAGAAGCCCGTAAGACAACCTTGTCCGTTTTATTTCAACTCTGAGAACATAAGGCACTGCTGGCGAAGTCAGGCTTTTAGATTCAATTATGTTGTCTTCCGATCATGTCAGAATTAAAGTATGTCTGTAAAAACCAAGGGCAAATAAGTGGAGTGCTCTTGCATAACACTGATTTCAGTGGTGGCAGTAGTGAAGTTTACGTGGCAAAACTGTTGGCTCTGCATACGCTGCAGGTTCCTGCTGAAATCGCAAAATGTGGATGATACAGGGCCCTCCGGATGTGGTAATACTAGAATTCCCAGAAGCCCTAATCAGCACAGCACAaacaacagtcagggatgatgtgagttctAGTCTAGCAGCATCTCGAGcgccaaaagttccccatcccttccataTTTAAACTCCCATGTTTAGAGGGTTGGAGGGTTAGGGCAGgctccccaaccttcggccctccagatgttttggactacaatccccatcatccctgaccgctggtcctgttagctaaggatcatgggagttgtaggtccaaacatctggagggccgcagatgggggatgcctgggttagggtgTTGGTTGGAGGGTTAGGGATGGGGTTATGGGCGAGGGAGAGGGCCAGAGGGTTAGAAAGGATTAGAGACATATCTAGGGAGCCCCTTGAAAGTTATTGTAGATTATAACCGTTGGTTCCAGCTTTCATAGTGGTGCTCCGTAGCAAGTGGTTTTAGAATTGTAGTTCAATATGCATTGCAATGACATCTTCTATATGTGGCAAAAGAATAGAATGACATCTGAACAGCTAGAAAGCTAGTGGAAAACTCCATGTGTTGAGTCCTTATTGCTTCACTTCAATGtaacatgtttgtttttttatgtccATGTTTCTATGTCCTCAACTACTCAAATTatggaaaaagcaaaaaaaatgacTGCTGTAACTAAGGCCAATTGGATTTCAAACAATCTTGGGGGCCAAAATGGGTTACCTGACTTGGTTGCagataataaaaagcatactttAAAAGGTTctgcttgccttttaaaaataaatttaatttaattgcgtACTTCTCAGTGGGGGGAAATCCTTGATAGATGCTGTGCTTTCCACTTATTTCTAAaggatatatactgtatagatatatagatataaatcTAAAGTCCAGGagggttttattgtttttgttttgggacAGAGTATCTCCTGTTAAAACACCTTATTTGTAATCAAATGTAAATGAAATTAgattgcagatatatatatatagcttaattccaataaaatgaaaaaagagacacaatatgaaaaaataaagagaaacaaTTCAACCAACTTCATTTTATCAAATGTCTTTGTCTTtaactttaatatatatatatatatatatatatatatatatatatatatataattgttaatGCCTATTATTTCACTTCCCTCTCCCTTTAGGGGGAAGAGTGTGTTCCATCCTTTTCTGTAAGAGCGAACAAGAGAACTTTCATCAGActtgtgaaatgatgcattttCAAACATTCTGAAAGGAAACTTGCAGGAACTTGTGCTAGCTAGAGTAATCACATGCATTACATTGCAATTCCCTTTTCCCTTAAATCTAGGGATTACTTGCCTACAAAACTGCCAAACGGGCAGCTACTAGCCCATTTGTTTAGGGCTTGTTCTTTGTAAAACCAGCGTGACTTCCAACAATTaaaattcccttttttaaaacccCGAAACTTGCCAGGTCatattttttattagaaattaaaagtttgttttaataataaaagtTGGCCCTTTCAAGGCTTATATTGCATAGAGAAAATGTATTGTTAGTTACAGTCTAAGCTTTTAGAAATAATCCCTATtctatgtggtggacatgccctatcAAAATAAGTTTggggaatttttaaaatgaaatggacACAAATATAGATAGGTTCTATTATTATGCCAACTTTCAAATGGCTTTATTATCTATTTTTTGTGGGAGCCTGGAAATGATGCTTCACAAGGAATTAGTCACTTAAGAGTCACTGTAGCCAAGAATTAGAAAAGCACAATTCTGGACCGTTCTGAAAGATGGTATCTACAAGTGATCAGATAAAAACCTTACTATTGGTATATGTGTTTATAAATTCTCATGCGGTTTCTGGGCCCATAAATTTGGTTCACAGTGATGGATACTCAAGTTCGGAGCTTTAAAATGTCATAATGAAACtcggatttatttattattattatttgccattagcaagtatattttgcaaaatcaCAAAGAACACGCCTTTTtcaccttattttttaaaaaatctcaactacaagttttcttggatttgctgtaaaccttttcagcacttccttctcaaattcctccccccccccgggtagtTTTTCTGTGCACACTCAGTAAGCagagccattttttttctttaaaaatgtttaggggtactctcattctcctactcatattgaaatacttgcccctcaatgaggccaaacttagattcacaaaatgtttaggggtatgcgtactcctgcGTATCCCAGAAAAAAAgtgcactctgtgtgtgtgtgtgtgtgtgtgtaatttttattcaattttctgtagaaaattcatttttacatccttaaaatatcagtgacttcccttctctttccatggttcattttgcataacataaatccctgcatattttacatgaactaaaccattcagtatgcTATTAATacatccatcaaaatttatttacactcttgaatttatcttaacgctgccagcaGTTTTCAAGTGTACACTGTTTCCccacatatattcaataaacattttccacccTTCTCTAAacgtataacaacaacaacaaagatgtttattcggctttacacccatcataaaacacaacacaacaaatcaaataaaacagtggactcgtacaagccacaaataatataacacaattcacagctcagcTAAACGTATATTGTTCTTGTTCTATATGTTTAGTCCGCAAggtgcacatattccatcagctttaattgccattcttctcagattttttaaaacttcattgTGTGCTCATGCACTGAAGTGTCTTGGGCAACCCCAGTGTGTAAGGGCTCCCTGCATTTGGATTAGGGTAGTAGCACTTAGGACTGAGATGGGTCTGTTCTGCGTTTGTATCCTGCTTTTTGACATGTAGGGAGCTGCCTTTTCCaggtcagaccatttgtccatctggacggttaagtccagtcaaaggcaactatggggttgcggagctcatctcgctttcaggccggcgtttgtccacagacagctttctgagtcatgaggccagcatgactaaaccgcttgtggtgcaacggaacacgatgacggaaaccagagcacatggaaacaccgtttaccttcccgccacagcggtacctatttatctacttcaggggtcagcaaactttttcagcaggggagccggtccactgtccctcacaccttgtggggggccggactatattttgaaaaaaaaatatgaatgaattcctatgccccacaaataacccagagatgcattttaaataaaaggacacattctgctcatgtaaaaacatgctgattcccggaccgtctgcgggccggatatagaaggcgattgggccacatccggcccctgggccttagtttgggaacccctgatctacttgcactggcatgctttcgaactgccagtgtggtgtagtggttaagagtggtggactcgtaatctgatgaaccgggtttgattccccgctcctccacatgcagctgctgggtgaccttgggctagtcacacttctctgaagtctctcagcctctctcacctcacagagattttgttgtgggggaggaagggaaaggagattaacctctttgagactccttagggtagtgataaagcgggatatcaaatccaaacactacttctaggttggcagaagctgggacagaacaacgaaagctcactccgtcgcggggattcgaaccgccaagtttctgatcggcaagcccaagaggctcagtggtttagacctatctcagtactgtccacactgattggcagcagcctgCCAAAGTTTCAgaaggaaccccccccctccacttgcaAATGGCTGGAGCGGCAGGCGTGAGAATTTTCTTGGTGCACAGACACCCAGGGATCAAATAAGGTACTGCTTCAGGGAGATGCTGCTGTAGCAAGACTGATAGCTTATCACTGCCTAACACGATGTGAGCCTTGAGCAGGTTTGCCAGACAAACATGTTGAGTTTACAGATTAATTTAGCGCTCGTACTCCTGCGCTTAAAAGATCAACAAGCCCTGAGCATGCAAATAATGACAACAAGCTTCTGCAGTGCAAGGCACCTACAGAAGTGGGGAAGATCATGAATCCTGCGTTTGAGAGTGATTCTCTCTGCTGCGTCAATGCCACTAGAGACAGTTTTAGGGCAGCGCACTGGGTGCCAGACTGCAGGGGGCGCCAAAAGAATGCTGCAGAACAGAGCATGAGAGGTGGAGGGGGCTCCAAATTTTAGCTTTGCACAgggtggtctaaaccgctgagcctcttgggcttgccgattggaaggccgGCAGTTTGAATTTCCGCGACAGGGTGGCTCCTGTTTCTCCGTTCCAggttctgccaacctagctgttcgaaagtatgccagtgcaagtagataaatcggtaccgctgtggtgggaaggtaaatggcgtttcagtTTGCTCTGGTCTCCGTcccggtgttccgttgcgccagaagcggtttagtcatgctggccccatgacccggaaagctgtctgtcgaCAAACGtcatctccctcggcctgaaagtgagatgagcgccacaaccccataatcgcctttgactggatttaaccgtccaggagtcctttatctttttttttacctttgccGCTGAAATTGGAAAGCTCAAAAGTCCTGCTTGGGGTGCAAAgctgcattctcttctgggcaaaaGCCATTAGCTTGACTcagaaagacaatggagtgcacctccaggggtgaagtcaaacccctggagaattacagtgcctgctgtggctgcagagactggtaacttctTACGCGTAACTGCTGTCTCTCATGGGCGTAGCAGGGGGAGCagagagggcagctgcccccctaaatcaagtaaatcatcACAAaatactcttatttatttattaatctaTCTATTTATACTTCtattcaattttatacatttcactaattttatatgTTTCACTgactttacaatcattttgatatttcaaaacttgacttccttccccctctttctgtggttccctaatttttttaaaatatattctgcatatccaaattaacttagtttgcttgttcatttattcatcttctgtaaatatatacagtactctcaaaaaaaccctgcaggttattacaataatcctgccaatgttttcatctgcttagaAGTTATCTGTAAACATTCAACAaactatttccattcttttactttattttttttaaaaaaatgttatcttgatttcttattcttccggatttcttattcttccggtcttcttctttagctgtgattcctgctttgcaccGGTTTGGGCCAGATGACCGcacgggatcccttccaactccacgattctacgCGAACTgtgtagtgtatctgaagaagtgtgcatgcacacgaaagctcataccaaaataaaaacttagttggtctttaaggtgctactgaaggaatttttttatttttgtgttaattccaatgggcctactcttgagtaaaactgagtTGGGTGCAACGCATTGCCAGCCAATAAAAGAGGGTGCGTGTGTTTACAGATAACTCCATgcagtccagagtctaaaatcacCTAAGCGCACCGGCGTTTCTGGTGCGCCCAGAATTTATTGGGCAGGGAAACATCCTGCTGCCGGGGCGCAAGTTTGATCCGGAGAGGGAGCGGCGTTTGTTTGCCTTCAGCCCCGGCCTCCGCCCGGCCTCTCCGGGCTCTTCCCTCTGATAGGCGAAAGAGCAGCTCTTGCGCAACA
The Zootoca vivipara chromosome 14, rZooViv1.1, whole genome shotgun sequence DNA segment above includes these coding regions:
- the BLOC1S6 gene encoding biogenesis of lysosome-related organelles complex 1 subunit 6, with protein sequence MSLADPLDVKAALQARNDPALDSNDNSPDEGLIEDFTVIDQKAVEQLTEGLISHYLPDLQRSKLSLKELTQNQEVLLETLQQEISKFKECNSVLDINVLFSEAKYYHNKLVNIRKEMLLLHEKTSKLKRRALKLQQKRQKEELEREQQREKELEREKQLTAKPAKRT